The Xanthomonas sp. DAR 80977 nucleotide sequence GCCGCCGACGCCGCTGCCGTTCGTCGATACCCACGAACGCCAGCGCAACCTGGCGCTGTACCTGCAGGACGCGGTGGCGCTGAACGCGCAGTGGACGCTGCTGCTCGGCCTGCGCCACGACCGCTACCGGCAGACGCTGCACGACGCGCGCAGCGGCGGCCGCTACGCGCAGACCCCGGCCAGGACCACGCCGCGGATCGGGTTGAGCTATGCGCCGGGCGAGCATTGGTCGTGGTACCTCAATGCCGGGCGCTCGTTCCGCCCCAACAACGGCTCCGACGTCTGGTACGGCACCGGCACCAGCACCACGCCGGCGCCGGAGAGCGGCCGCGCGCTGGAGCTGGGCGGCAAGTGGCAGGCCAGCGACGGCCGCCTCGGCGGCACCCTGGCGCTGTACGAGATCGTCAAGGACAACGTGCTCACCGGCGATCCGCTCGATCCGGGCAACCAGATCGCCGCCGGCCGCGTGCGCAGCCGCGGCGCCGAGGCCGACGTTTCCGGCCAGTTGAGCGCGCACTGGCGGCTCAACGCCAGCGCCTCGTGGAACCGGGTGCAGGTGCTGCGCGACAACACGCTGCAGGTCGGCGGCAGCCTGATCAACGTGCCGAAGCTCAACGGCAGCGTGCTGGCGGTGCACGAGACGCCGCTGCGCGGCGGCGGCCTGCTCGGCCTCGGCGGCGGCATCACCCATACCGGCGCGCGGCTGGCCGAGGCCTACACCCAGGCGCAGGCCGACGCCGGCATCGCGCCGGCGCGGCTGCCGGCCTATACCGTGGCCAAGCTGCTGGCGTACTGGCGCATCGACGAGCGCCTGCGCGTGTCGCTGGACGTGGACAACGTGTTCGACCGCAGCTACTACACCAGCTCGGTCGCGGCCACGCCGTGGGTGGCGGTGGGCGCGGCGCGCACGGTCACCGCCGGCGTGCAGTACCGGTTCTGAGCCGGCCGCGCGGCGCCGCGTCAGTCCTCGCCGATGTCCTCGTTCCACACGTCCGGGTTGGCGGCGATGTAGCCGCCGAGCAGGTCGATGCATTCCTGGCTGTGCAGGTCGATCACCTCGACGCCATGCTCGCGCAGCCAGTCGATGCCGCCCTGGAAGGTCACCGACTCGCCGACCACCACGGTGCCGATGTTGAACTGCCGCACCAGGCCGCTGCAGTACCAGCACGGCGCCAGCGTGGTGACCATGATGGTGTCCTGGTAGCGGCGCTGGCGGCCGGCCTTGCGGAACGCATCGGTCTCGCCGTGCACCGACGGGTCGCCTTCCTGCACGCGGCGGTTGTGGCCGCAGCCGAGCAGGCGGCCGTCGTTGTGGTACAGCGCCGCGCCGATCGGGATGCCGCCCTCGGCCAGGCCCTGGCGGGCCTCGGCGATGGCGGTGTCGAGCAGGGCGCGGTAGTCGGGCGTGGCGATCATCGGATGCGTTCCGTAGCGGGAGAGCGCCATAGTGCGCATGGCGGCGCGGGCTGTCACCACCGCAAGCCGGGCGCGGCGCAGGGCGCCCGCGGCGGCGTCTTTGCGCGCGCCGGCCCGGGCGCGCCGCATCAGCGTTCCCGACGGCGCGCGCATGCGGCTTTACTTGCCGCGCAAATGGGGCTATGAACGCTCTACCCCCATCCCCCGCATCACCGGCTAGGCGCAGGCCTTGCCGCAGAGACGCTGTTGTCCGATTGCAGGAGACACGCGATGCGCACCACGATGTGGAAAGGGCTCGGCGGGCTGGCCGTGGCCGCGGCAGGGGTGGCGACCGGCGCGCAGGCGCAGGCCCAGGACCAGGAAAAGGCGCAGGGACTGCAATGGAGCGACGGCGCGGCCAGCGCCTCGCTCTACGGCACGCTGGACATCGGCTACGTCGGCCGCCGCGGCGGCAACGGCGCGGTCGCCGATATGGGCACCCAGAACGACCTGCAGAGCGCCGCCGGCTCCGACGGCAGCAATGTCGGCCTCAAGCTCGGCTACGACCTGGGCAACGGTACCCGCTTGATCGGCGAAGTCGAGGTCGGCGTCAATCTGACCGGGGACGAGGAGGCCGGCAGCGGCGGCGACACGTTCTACACCCGGCATGCCTGGCTGGGCGCGACCGGCGGCTGGGGGACGCTGCTCGGCGGCACCGTCGACGGCGGGCGCGCCGCGGTACTCAAGCAGTACGATCCGTTCAAGGGTCGCTCGGTCGCCAGCGCCGGTTCCCTGCAGGTGGTGGTCTCCCGGGCCAAGGACGCGATCGTCTACGTCACGCCCACCTGGCGCGGACTCAACGCCACCTTCGCCTATACGCCCAACCTGCTCGGCGTGAGCGACCGCGACAGCCGCAGTCCGCTGTACGCGGTGATCCTGGGCTACAGCAACGGACCGCTGAGCCTCGGCTACGACCACGAAGAGGAATGGTGGGAGGACGTGCCCGGGCTGACCCGGCTCAAGATCAATCTGTTCGGGGCCAGCTACGACGTCGGCCCGTTCAAGCTGTACGGGTTCTACGAACGCATCGACATCCAGCAGCCGTTCGACGTCGCCGCGCTCGGCTTCTACCACGAGCACAAGGGCTATCTGCTGGGCTTCACCGCGCCGATGGGCGCCAACGGCCTGTGGAAGGCGGCCTGGAGCCGGCGCGATTCGTCCTACGTGGACAACACCTGCAACAAGTGGGGCGTGGGCTACCAGCACGCGCTGTCGCCCAAGGCCTATCTCTACGCCGACTACGCGCGGATCGACAACGGCGCCGGCGGCACCTGCACGATCGCCTACAGCAACGAACAGACCTCGGCCGACCTCGGCCAGGGCGATGCGGGTGGCTACGGCATCGAGGGCCTGGATGTCGGCCTGGTGCTGAAGTTCTGAGCGCTGTCCGGCACGCAGCGCCTGGCGCCGTGCCCGGCCGCCGGCGGGTCGCATCGGCGGCCGGGTCGCGGCATGCGCCGGCCTGGGCGCCGGCCGGCGGCTCAGCGGCGGCTGCGACGCCGGCGGCAGACCACGACGGCGCCGGCAGTGCGATAATCCCGCCATGAGCGAATCCCCCTACAAGTCAGGCACCACCCATTTCGGCTTCCGCGACGTCGCCGCCAAGGACAAGCAGAAGCTGGTCGGCGAGGTCTTCACCTCGGTCGCCGGCAACTACGACCTGATGAACGACCTGATGAGCCTGGGCATCCACCGGGCCTGGAAGCGCTATTTCGTGGCCACCGCGCAGGTCAAGCCGGGCGACCGCGTGCTCGACCTGGCCGGCGGCACCGGCGACATCGCCGCGCTGCTGAAGGAGCGGGTCGGCGACGAGGGCGCGGTGGTGCTGGGCGACATCAACGCCGGCATGCTGTCGGTGGGCCGCGACCGGCTGACCAACCGCGGCCTGGTCGCGGGCCTGGACTACGTGCAGTGCAACGCCGAGGCGCTGCCGTTCCCGGACCAGAGCTTCGACCTGGTCACCATCGCCTTCGGCCTGCGCAACGTCACCGACAAGGACGCGGCGCTGCGCGAGATGTACCGGGTGCTGAA carries:
- a CDS encoding nucleoside deaminase; the protein is MIATPDYRALLDTAIAEARQGLAEGGIPIGAALYHNDGRLLGCGHNRRVQEGDPSVHGETDAFRKAGRQRRYQDTIMVTTLAPCWYCSGLVRQFNIGTVVVGESVTFQGGIDWLREHGVEVIDLHSQECIDLLGGYIAANPDVWNEDIGED
- a CDS encoding porin, coding for MRTTMWKGLGGLAVAAAGVATGAQAQAQDQEKAQGLQWSDGAASASLYGTLDIGYVGRRGGNGAVADMGTQNDLQSAAGSDGSNVGLKLGYDLGNGTRLIGEVEVGVNLTGDEEAGSGGDTFYTRHAWLGATGGWGTLLGGTVDGGRAAVLKQYDPFKGRSVASAGSLQVVVSRAKDAIVYVTPTWRGLNATFAYTPNLLGVSDRDSRSPLYAVILGYSNGPLSLGYDHEEEWWEDVPGLTRLKINLFGASYDVGPFKLYGFYERIDIQQPFDVAALGFYHEHKGYLLGFTAPMGANGLWKAAWSRRDSSYVDNTCNKWGVGYQHALSPKAYLYADYARIDNGAGGTCTIAYSNEQTSADLGQGDAGGYGIEGLDVGLVLKF
- the ubiE gene encoding bifunctional demethylmenaquinone methyltransferase/2-methoxy-6-polyprenyl-1,4-benzoquinol methylase UbiE yields the protein MSESPYKSGTTHFGFRDVAAKDKQKLVGEVFTSVAGNYDLMNDLMSLGIHRAWKRYFVATAQVKPGDRVLDLAGGTGDIAALLKERVGDEGAVVLGDINAGMLSVGRDRLTNRGLVAGLDYVQCNAEALPFPDQSFDLVTIAFGLRNVTDKDAALREMYRVLKVGGQARVLEFSEVTADWFKPIYDFHSFKILPRLGQLFAKDADSYQYLAESIRKHPPQEALKGMMAEAGFARSHYKNLTGGIVAIHSGYKI